One genomic segment of Mus pahari chromosome 4, PAHARI_EIJ_v1.1, whole genome shotgun sequence includes these proteins:
- the Dennd4b gene encoding DENN domain-containing protein 4B isoform X2, with the protein MEADAVSEGGAMAEERPPRLVDYFVVAGLAGNGAPIPEKTWGPEPTGPLRPPRPAEPITDVAVVARALGEEVPQGYTCIQTSAGGHPLELSAGLLGGTQPVICYRRGRDKPPLVELGVLYEGKERPKPGFQVLDTTPYSHSANLAPPGPGHPRTYLMYRRAAEGAGLHALGITDLCLVLPSKGEGTPHTYCRLPRNLNPGMWGPAVYLCYKVGLAKANTLVYEAELLGRYPEEDNEAFPLPESVPVFCLPMGATIECWPAQTKYPVPVFSTFVLTGAAGDKVYGAALQFYEAFPRARLSERQARALGLLSAVERGRALVGRAVRSRRAIAVLSRWPAFPAFRAFLTFLYRYSVSGPHRLPLEAHISHFIHNVPFPSPQRPRILVQMSPYDNLLLCQPVSSPLPLSGASFLQLLQNLGPELAITLLLAVLTEHKLLVHSLRPDLLTSVCEALVSMIFPLHWQCPYIPLCPLVLADVLSAPVPFIVGIHSSYFDLHDPPADVICVDLDTNTLFQKEEKKPLSARTLPRRPYKLLLATLTNLYQQLDQTYTGPEEEASLEFLLTDYEAVCGRRTRLEREVQGAFLRFMACLLKGYRNFLRPLTQAPSEGSRDVDNLFYLQGFLKSRERSSHKLYSQLLHTQMFSQFIEECSFGSTRHAALEFFDSCVDKVHPEQEKPEPTPLVELEELSGSELTVFITPPEEPPVLEGSESTPQYCYDGFPELKAELFESPQEQQGALPVPGPSRSAPSSPAPRRTKQEMKVAQRMAQKSATVPELWARCLLGHCYGLWFLCLPAYVRSIPSRVRALHKAYHVLREMENRKVVLPDEVCYRVLMQLCSHYGQPVLSVRVMLEMRRAGIVPNTITYGYYNKAVLESKWPSGTPGGRLRWAKLRNVVLGAAQFRQPLKDRRQQQQQQQQQQQQQQQVAEQQKSGSSQTEPYLERPSPTRPLQRQTTWAGRSLREPSSPTGRLVKSGSLGSARGAQPTVEAGVAHMIEALGVLEPRGSPVPWQDGSLSDLSLTGEELAPGGSPGGSGSALSAQSTEALEGISGRGSKTSGCQEEVGTPRKGLGARLQQLLTPSRRASASRIPPPELPPDLPPAARRSPMDSLLWPRERPGSTASESSASLGSEWDISESSLSSLSLRRSSERLSDTPGTFQPPSLEILMSSCSLCHACDSLVYDEEIMAGWAPDDSNLNTTCPFCACPFVPLLSVQTLDFRPSAPSPKSSLAGASGCNDAPAPGGPGPVLSDRRLCLALDQPQLCNGHMGSASRRVENGAWAYLSPLVLRKELESLVENEGSEVLALPELPAAHPIIFWNLLWYFQRLRLPSVLPGLVLASCNGPPPSQISQGPSPWLTPDPASVHVHLLWDVLTPDANSCPPLYVLWRVHSQIPQRVVWPGPVPSCLSLALLESVLRHVGLNEVHKAVGLLLETLGPPPTGLHLQRGIYREILFLTMAALGKDHVDIVAFDKKYKSAFNKLASSMGKEELRQRRAQMPTPKAIDCRKCFGAPLEC; encoded by the exons ATGGAGGCAG ATGCAGTGAGTGAAGGGGGGGCCATGGCGGAGGAGCGGCCTCCCCGGTTGGTGGATTACTTCGTGGTGGCTGGGCTTGCAGGAAACGGAGCGCCTATACCTGAGAAGACCTGGGGTCCCGAGCCTACCGGGCCCCTGCGCCCTCCCCGGCCAGCTGAACCTATTACAGATGTGGCAGTCGTCGCTAGGGCACTGGGCGAGGAGGTGCCCCAGGGCTATACATGCATTCAGACTTCTGCGGGTGGCCACCCCTTGGAGCTCAGTGCTGGGCTCCTGGGTGGAACTCAACCAGTCATCTGCTACCGCAGGGGGCGTGACAAGCCCCCCCTGGTTGAGCTGGG GGTGTTATATGAAGGGAAGGAACGACCCAAGCCTGGGTTCCAAGTGCTTGACACGACACCGTATAGCCACTCAGCCAATCTGGCCCCTCCAGGCCCCGGGCACCCCCGCACCTACCTCATGTACCGGCGGGCAGCAGAAGGGGCAGGGCTGCATGCCCTGGGCATCACTGACCTCTGCCTGGTTCTGCCCAGCAAGGGTGAGGGCACTCCTCATACTTACTGCCGGTTACCCCGCAATCTCAACCCTGGCATG TGGGGCCCAGCAGTGTACCTGTGCTACAAGGTAGGCCTGGCCAAGGCCAACACACTGGTGTATGAGGCAG AGCTGCTGGGCCGCTACCCGGAGGAAGACAATGAGGCATTTCCGCTGCCTGAGTCAGTTCCAGTCTTCTGCCTACCCATGGGGGCCACTATCGAGTGCTGGCCCGCTCAGACCAAGTATCCAGTGCCTGTCTTCTCCACCTTTGTGCTCACGGGCGCTGCTGGTGATAag GTGTATGGTGCTGCTTTGCAGTTCTATGAAGCGTTCCCGAGGGCCAGGCTGTCAGAGAGGCAGGCACGGGCGTTGGGCCTGCTGAGTGCGGTGGAACGGGGCCGGGCTCTGGTTGGCCGAGCTGTGCGCAGCCGGCGCGCCATAGCTGTGCTGTCCCGCTGGCCTGCCTTCCCAGCTTTCCGAGCCTTCCTCACCTTCCTTTACCGCTACTCCGTCTCAGGCCCCCATCGTCTGCCCTTGGAAGC GCACATCTCCCACTTCATTCACAACGTCCCGTTCCCTTCCCCACAGAGACCACGCATCCTAGTGCAG ATGTCTCCCTATGACAACCTGCTCCTCTGTCAACCTGTctcctcacccctgcccctcaG TGGTGCTAGCTTTTTGCAGCTGCTGCAGAACCTGGGCCCAGAATTGGCTATTACATTGCTGCTGGCTGTGCTCACAGAGCACAAACTGCTGGTCCACTCGCTGCGGCCAGATCTGCTCACCAGTGTGTGCGAGGCCCTTGTCTCA ATGATCTTCCCTCTGCATTGGCAGTGCCCCTACATCCCTCTGTGCCCGCTAGTGCTGGCAGATGTGCTGAGTGCCCCTGTGCCCTTCATTGTGGGTATCCACTCCAGTTATTTTGATCTGCATGACCCACCTGCTGACGTCATCTGTGTTGATCTTGATACCAACACGCTCTTCCA aaaggaggaaaagaagcccCTCTCTGCTAGGACCCTGCCCCGAAGACCATACAAGCTTTTGCTGGCCACACTGACAAATCTGTACCAGCAGTTGGACCAGA CTTACACTGGACCAGAGGAAGAGGCCTCCCTGGAATTCCTGCTGACAGACTATGAGGCAGTGTGTGGCCGCAGGACTCGCCTGGAACGGGAAGTCCAGGGAGCCTTCCTGCGCTTCATGGCCTGTCTGCTCAAAGGCTACCGGAACTTCCTTCGCCCTCTCACGCAGGCCCCCTCTGAGGGGTCTCGAGATGTTGACAACCTTTTCTACCTTCAGG GTTTCCTCAAGTCCCGGGAACGCTCAAGCCACAAGCTGTACTCTCAGCTGCTGCATACACAAATGTTCTCACAGTTCATCGAGGAATGCTCTTTTGGCTCCACCCGGCACGCAGCCCTGGAATTCTTTGACTCTTGTGTTGACAAG GTCCACCCAGAGCAGGAGAAGCCTGAGCCAACGCCCTTAGTGGAGCTGGAGGAGCTCTCAGGAAGTGAGCTCACTGTCTTTATCACACCCCCAGAGGAACCCCCAGTACTGGAAGGCAGCGAATCTACTCCTCAGTACTG TTATGATGGGTTTCCAGAGCTAAAGGCTGAGCTATTTGAGTCTCCTCAGGAACAACAGGGGGCCCTCCCTGTGCCAGGCCCATCCCGGAGTGCCCCCAGCAGTCCTGCACCTCGCCGTACAAAACAG GAGATGAAGGTTGCACAGCGAATGGCACAGAAGTCAGCCACCGTGCCTGAACTGTGGGCCCGGTGCCTGCTGGGTCACTGCTATGGACTGTGGTTcttatgcctgcctgcctacgTGCGTTCCATACCCTCCCGGGTGCGAGCATTACATAAGGCCTACCACGTGTTACGGGAAATGGAGAACCGCAAGGTGGTGCTCCCTGATGAG GTGTGCTACCGGGTGCTGATGCAGCTCTGCTCACACTATGGGCAGCCCGTGCTGTCTGTGCGAGTCATGCTAGAGATGCGACGGGCAGGCATTGTGCCCAACACCATCACTTACGGTTACTATAACAAG GCTGTGCTGGAAAGCAAATGGCCATCTGGTACTCCGGGTGGACGTCTACGCTGGGCCAAGCTCCGGAATGTTGTCCTCGGGGCTGCTCAGTTCCGCCAGCCCTTAAAGGACCGaaggcagcaacagcagcagcagcagcagcagcagcagcagcagcaacaggtgGCCGAGCAGCAGAAGTCGGGCAGCTCTCAGACAG AGCCCTACCTGGAGCGTCCCTCCCCAACTCGCCCTCTTCAGCGCCAGACTACTTGGGCTGGGCGAAGTCTACGGGAACCATCTTCACCCACGGGGCGCCTGGTCAAGAGTGGTAGCTTAGGCAGTGCCCGTggggcacagcccactgtggagGCCGGTGTGGCTCACA TGATAGAGGCCTTGGGGGTCCTGGAACCCCGCGGATCACCTGTGCCTTGGCAGGACGGAAGCCTCTCAGACCTGAGCCTGACAGGAGAAGAACTGGCACCTGGAGGCAGCCCAGGGGGCTCAGGCTCCGCCCTGAGTGCCCAGTCCACTGAGGCCCTAGAAGGGATAAGTGGGCGGGGTTCCAAAACTAGTGGCTGTCAGGAGGAGGTGGGCACTCCCAGAAAAGGGCTGGGTGCCCGCCTCCAACAGCTGCTCACCCCTTCCCGCCGAGCCTCTGCTTCCCGCATCCCCCCACCTGAGTTGCCCCCTGACCTGCCTCCTGCGGCCCGCCGAAGTCCCATGGATAGCCTTCTGTGGCCCCGAGAACGCCCCGGATCCACTGCTTCTGAG AGCTCTGCTTCTCTGGGCAGCGAGTGGGATATCTCAGAGTCTTCTCTCAGCAGCCTGAGTCTCCGCCGTTCTTCAGAGCGTCTCAGTGACACCCCTGGGACTTTCCAGCCACCCTCCCTGGAA ATCCTGATGTCTAGCTGTTCCTTGTGCCATGCCTGTGATTCCCTGGTGTACGATGAGGAAATCATGGCTGGCTGGGCACCGGATGACTCTAACCTCAATACGACTTGTCCCTTCTGCGCCTGTCCCTTTGTGCCCCTGCTCAGTGTCCAGACTCTTGATTTTCGACCCAG TGCACCTAGTCCAAAGTCTTCCCTTGCTGGTGCCAGTGGCTGCAACGATGCTCCTGCCCCTGGGGGTCCTGGCCCTGTGCTCAGTGACCGGAGGCTGTGCCTTGCCCTGGATCAGCCCCAGCTCTGCAATGGGCATATGGGG AGTGCTTCCCGGCGAGTCGAGAATGGGGCATGGGCATACCTGAGCCCTCTGGTGCTGCGTAAGGAACTGGAGTCCCTGGTAGAGAATGAGGGCAGCGAGGTACTGGCGTTGCCTGAACTGCCTGCTGCCCACCCTATCATCTTCTGGAACCTCCTGTGGTATTTCCAACGGCTACGCCTGCCTAGTGTTCTACCAGGCCTGGTGTTGGCTTCCTGTAATGGGCCCCCACCCAGCCAG atctcccagggaccATCTCCATGGCTAACCCCTGATCCAGcttctgtgcatgtgcatctgcTGTGGGATGTCCTGACCCCTGATGCCAACAGTTGCCCACCTCTCTACGTGCTCTGGAGGGTCCACA GCCAGATCCCGCAGCGGGTAGTGTGGCCAGGCCCAGTACCCTCATGTCTTAGCTTGGCATTACTGGAGTCAGTACTGCGCCACGTCGGACTCAACGAGGTTCATAAAGCCGTTGGGCTTCTGCTGGAGACGCTAGGACCCCCTCCCACCGGCCTGCACCTGCAGAG GGGAATCTACCGTGAGATCTTATTCCTGACCATGGCTGCTCTGGGCAAGGACCACGTGGATATAG TGGCCTTCGACAAGAAGTACAAGTCTGCCTTTAACAAGCTGGCCAGCAGCATGGGCAAGGAGGAACTGAGGCAGCGGCGGGCACAGATGCCCACTCCCAAGGCCATCGACTGCCGAAAGTGTTTTGGAGCACCTCTGGAATGCTAG
- the Dennd4b gene encoding DENN domain-containing protein 4B isoform X1 has product MVAMGTLASLAPSLPRLTIPDAVSEGGAMAEERPPRLVDYFVVAGLAGNGAPIPEKTWGPEPTGPLRPPRPAEPITDVAVVARALGEEVPQGYTCIQTSAGGHPLELSAGLLGGTQPVICYRRGRDKPPLVELGVLYEGKERPKPGFQVLDTTPYSHSANLAPPGPGHPRTYLMYRRAAEGAGLHALGITDLCLVLPSKGEGTPHTYCRLPRNLNPGMWGPAVYLCYKVGLAKANTLVYEAELLGRYPEEDNEAFPLPESVPVFCLPMGATIECWPAQTKYPVPVFSTFVLTGAAGDKVYGAALQFYEAFPRARLSERQARALGLLSAVERGRALVGRAVRSRRAIAVLSRWPAFPAFRAFLTFLYRYSVSGPHRLPLEAHISHFIHNVPFPSPQRPRILVQMSPYDNLLLCQPVSSPLPLSGASFLQLLQNLGPELAITLLLAVLTEHKLLVHSLRPDLLTSVCEALVSMIFPLHWQCPYIPLCPLVLADVLSAPVPFIVGIHSSYFDLHDPPADVICVDLDTNTLFQKEEKKPLSARTLPRRPYKLLLATLTNLYQQLDQTYTGPEEEASLEFLLTDYEAVCGRRTRLEREVQGAFLRFMACLLKGYRNFLRPLTQAPSEGSRDVDNLFYLQGFLKSRERSSHKLYSQLLHTQMFSQFIEECSFGSTRHAALEFFDSCVDKVHPEQEKPEPTPLVELEELSGSELTVFITPPEEPPVLEGSESTPQYCYDGFPELKAELFESPQEQQGALPVPGPSRSAPSSPAPRRTKQEMKVAQRMAQKSATVPELWARCLLGHCYGLWFLCLPAYVRSIPSRVRALHKAYHVLREMENRKVVLPDEVCYRVLMQLCSHYGQPVLSVRVMLEMRRAGIVPNTITYGYYNKAVLESKWPSGTPGGRLRWAKLRNVVLGAAQFRQPLKDRRQQQQQQQQQQQQQQQVAEQQKSGSSQTEPYLERPSPTRPLQRQTTWAGRSLREPSSPTGRLVKSGSLGSARGAQPTVEAGVAHMIEALGVLEPRGSPVPWQDGSLSDLSLTGEELAPGGSPGGSGSALSAQSTEALEGISGRGSKTSGCQEEVGTPRKGLGARLQQLLTPSRRASASRIPPPELPPDLPPAARRSPMDSLLWPRERPGSTASESSASLGSEWDISESSLSSLSLRRSSERLSDTPGTFQPPSLEILMSSCSLCHACDSLVYDEEIMAGWAPDDSNLNTTCPFCACPFVPLLSVQTLDFRPSAPSPKSSLAGASGCNDAPAPGGPGPVLSDRRLCLALDQPQLCNGHMGSASRRVENGAWAYLSPLVLRKELESLVENEGSEVLALPELPAAHPIIFWNLLWYFQRLRLPSVLPGLVLASCNGPPPSQISQGPSPWLTPDPASVHVHLLWDVLTPDANSCPPLYVLWRVHSQIPQRVVWPGPVPSCLSLALLESVLRHVGLNEVHKAVGLLLETLGPPPTGLHLQRGIYREILFLTMAALGKDHVDIVAFDKKYKSAFNKLASSMGKEELRQRRAQMPTPKAIDCRKCFGAPLEC; this is encoded by the exons ATGGTTGCCATGGGAACATTAGCCTCTCTTGCTCCATCTCTTCCTCGGTTGACCATTCCAGATGCAGTGAGTGAAGGGGGGGCCATGGCGGAGGAGCGGCCTCCCCGGTTGGTGGATTACTTCGTGGTGGCTGGGCTTGCAGGAAACGGAGCGCCTATACCTGAGAAGACCTGGGGTCCCGAGCCTACCGGGCCCCTGCGCCCTCCCCGGCCAGCTGAACCTATTACAGATGTGGCAGTCGTCGCTAGGGCACTGGGCGAGGAGGTGCCCCAGGGCTATACATGCATTCAGACTTCTGCGGGTGGCCACCCCTTGGAGCTCAGTGCTGGGCTCCTGGGTGGAACTCAACCAGTCATCTGCTACCGCAGGGGGCGTGACAAGCCCCCCCTGGTTGAGCTGGG GGTGTTATATGAAGGGAAGGAACGACCCAAGCCTGGGTTCCAAGTGCTTGACACGACACCGTATAGCCACTCAGCCAATCTGGCCCCTCCAGGCCCCGGGCACCCCCGCACCTACCTCATGTACCGGCGGGCAGCAGAAGGGGCAGGGCTGCATGCCCTGGGCATCACTGACCTCTGCCTGGTTCTGCCCAGCAAGGGTGAGGGCACTCCTCATACTTACTGCCGGTTACCCCGCAATCTCAACCCTGGCATG TGGGGCCCAGCAGTGTACCTGTGCTACAAGGTAGGCCTGGCCAAGGCCAACACACTGGTGTATGAGGCAG AGCTGCTGGGCCGCTACCCGGAGGAAGACAATGAGGCATTTCCGCTGCCTGAGTCAGTTCCAGTCTTCTGCCTACCCATGGGGGCCACTATCGAGTGCTGGCCCGCTCAGACCAAGTATCCAGTGCCTGTCTTCTCCACCTTTGTGCTCACGGGCGCTGCTGGTGATAag GTGTATGGTGCTGCTTTGCAGTTCTATGAAGCGTTCCCGAGGGCCAGGCTGTCAGAGAGGCAGGCACGGGCGTTGGGCCTGCTGAGTGCGGTGGAACGGGGCCGGGCTCTGGTTGGCCGAGCTGTGCGCAGCCGGCGCGCCATAGCTGTGCTGTCCCGCTGGCCTGCCTTCCCAGCTTTCCGAGCCTTCCTCACCTTCCTTTACCGCTACTCCGTCTCAGGCCCCCATCGTCTGCCCTTGGAAGC GCACATCTCCCACTTCATTCACAACGTCCCGTTCCCTTCCCCACAGAGACCACGCATCCTAGTGCAG ATGTCTCCCTATGACAACCTGCTCCTCTGTCAACCTGTctcctcacccctgcccctcaG TGGTGCTAGCTTTTTGCAGCTGCTGCAGAACCTGGGCCCAGAATTGGCTATTACATTGCTGCTGGCTGTGCTCACAGAGCACAAACTGCTGGTCCACTCGCTGCGGCCAGATCTGCTCACCAGTGTGTGCGAGGCCCTTGTCTCA ATGATCTTCCCTCTGCATTGGCAGTGCCCCTACATCCCTCTGTGCCCGCTAGTGCTGGCAGATGTGCTGAGTGCCCCTGTGCCCTTCATTGTGGGTATCCACTCCAGTTATTTTGATCTGCATGACCCACCTGCTGACGTCATCTGTGTTGATCTTGATACCAACACGCTCTTCCA aaaggaggaaaagaagcccCTCTCTGCTAGGACCCTGCCCCGAAGACCATACAAGCTTTTGCTGGCCACACTGACAAATCTGTACCAGCAGTTGGACCAGA CTTACACTGGACCAGAGGAAGAGGCCTCCCTGGAATTCCTGCTGACAGACTATGAGGCAGTGTGTGGCCGCAGGACTCGCCTGGAACGGGAAGTCCAGGGAGCCTTCCTGCGCTTCATGGCCTGTCTGCTCAAAGGCTACCGGAACTTCCTTCGCCCTCTCACGCAGGCCCCCTCTGAGGGGTCTCGAGATGTTGACAACCTTTTCTACCTTCAGG GTTTCCTCAAGTCCCGGGAACGCTCAAGCCACAAGCTGTACTCTCAGCTGCTGCATACACAAATGTTCTCACAGTTCATCGAGGAATGCTCTTTTGGCTCCACCCGGCACGCAGCCCTGGAATTCTTTGACTCTTGTGTTGACAAG GTCCACCCAGAGCAGGAGAAGCCTGAGCCAACGCCCTTAGTGGAGCTGGAGGAGCTCTCAGGAAGTGAGCTCACTGTCTTTATCACACCCCCAGAGGAACCCCCAGTACTGGAAGGCAGCGAATCTACTCCTCAGTACTG TTATGATGGGTTTCCAGAGCTAAAGGCTGAGCTATTTGAGTCTCCTCAGGAACAACAGGGGGCCCTCCCTGTGCCAGGCCCATCCCGGAGTGCCCCCAGCAGTCCTGCACCTCGCCGTACAAAACAG GAGATGAAGGTTGCACAGCGAATGGCACAGAAGTCAGCCACCGTGCCTGAACTGTGGGCCCGGTGCCTGCTGGGTCACTGCTATGGACTGTGGTTcttatgcctgcctgcctacgTGCGTTCCATACCCTCCCGGGTGCGAGCATTACATAAGGCCTACCACGTGTTACGGGAAATGGAGAACCGCAAGGTGGTGCTCCCTGATGAG GTGTGCTACCGGGTGCTGATGCAGCTCTGCTCACACTATGGGCAGCCCGTGCTGTCTGTGCGAGTCATGCTAGAGATGCGACGGGCAGGCATTGTGCCCAACACCATCACTTACGGTTACTATAACAAG GCTGTGCTGGAAAGCAAATGGCCATCTGGTACTCCGGGTGGACGTCTACGCTGGGCCAAGCTCCGGAATGTTGTCCTCGGGGCTGCTCAGTTCCGCCAGCCCTTAAAGGACCGaaggcagcaacagcagcagcagcagcagcagcagcagcagcagcaacaggtgGCCGAGCAGCAGAAGTCGGGCAGCTCTCAGACAG AGCCCTACCTGGAGCGTCCCTCCCCAACTCGCCCTCTTCAGCGCCAGACTACTTGGGCTGGGCGAAGTCTACGGGAACCATCTTCACCCACGGGGCGCCTGGTCAAGAGTGGTAGCTTAGGCAGTGCCCGTggggcacagcccactgtggagGCCGGTGTGGCTCACA TGATAGAGGCCTTGGGGGTCCTGGAACCCCGCGGATCACCTGTGCCTTGGCAGGACGGAAGCCTCTCAGACCTGAGCCTGACAGGAGAAGAACTGGCACCTGGAGGCAGCCCAGGGGGCTCAGGCTCCGCCCTGAGTGCCCAGTCCACTGAGGCCCTAGAAGGGATAAGTGGGCGGGGTTCCAAAACTAGTGGCTGTCAGGAGGAGGTGGGCACTCCCAGAAAAGGGCTGGGTGCCCGCCTCCAACAGCTGCTCACCCCTTCCCGCCGAGCCTCTGCTTCCCGCATCCCCCCACCTGAGTTGCCCCCTGACCTGCCTCCTGCGGCCCGCCGAAGTCCCATGGATAGCCTTCTGTGGCCCCGAGAACGCCCCGGATCCACTGCTTCTGAG AGCTCTGCTTCTCTGGGCAGCGAGTGGGATATCTCAGAGTCTTCTCTCAGCAGCCTGAGTCTCCGCCGTTCTTCAGAGCGTCTCAGTGACACCCCTGGGACTTTCCAGCCACCCTCCCTGGAA ATCCTGATGTCTAGCTGTTCCTTGTGCCATGCCTGTGATTCCCTGGTGTACGATGAGGAAATCATGGCTGGCTGGGCACCGGATGACTCTAACCTCAATACGACTTGTCCCTTCTGCGCCTGTCCCTTTGTGCCCCTGCTCAGTGTCCAGACTCTTGATTTTCGACCCAG TGCACCTAGTCCAAAGTCTTCCCTTGCTGGTGCCAGTGGCTGCAACGATGCTCCTGCCCCTGGGGGTCCTGGCCCTGTGCTCAGTGACCGGAGGCTGTGCCTTGCCCTGGATCAGCCCCAGCTCTGCAATGGGCATATGGGG AGTGCTTCCCGGCGAGTCGAGAATGGGGCATGGGCATACCTGAGCCCTCTGGTGCTGCGTAAGGAACTGGAGTCCCTGGTAGAGAATGAGGGCAGCGAGGTACTGGCGTTGCCTGAACTGCCTGCTGCCCACCCTATCATCTTCTGGAACCTCCTGTGGTATTTCCAACGGCTACGCCTGCCTAGTGTTCTACCAGGCCTGGTGTTGGCTTCCTGTAATGGGCCCCCACCCAGCCAG atctcccagggaccATCTCCATGGCTAACCCCTGATCCAGcttctgtgcatgtgcatctgcTGTGGGATGTCCTGACCCCTGATGCCAACAGTTGCCCACCTCTCTACGTGCTCTGGAGGGTCCACA GCCAGATCCCGCAGCGGGTAGTGTGGCCAGGCCCAGTACCCTCATGTCTTAGCTTGGCATTACTGGAGTCAGTACTGCGCCACGTCGGACTCAACGAGGTTCATAAAGCCGTTGGGCTTCTGCTGGAGACGCTAGGACCCCCTCCCACCGGCCTGCACCTGCAGAG GGGAATCTACCGTGAGATCTTATTCCTGACCATGGCTGCTCTGGGCAAGGACCACGTGGATATAG TGGCCTTCGACAAGAAGTACAAGTCTGCCTTTAACAAGCTGGCCAGCAGCATGGGCAAGGAGGAACTGAGGCAGCGGCGGGCACAGATGCCCACTCCCAAGGCCATCGACTGCCGAAAGTGTTTTGGAGCACCTCTGGAATGCTAG